The nucleotide window GCTAAATTCTCATTTGAAGTGCAACACCGTTATGCTGCGGAGTTGCAATGGGAAAGAACTATGATCAGCTCGATATTGATGAGCGCTATGAGATTTACCGACTGCATCAGTCCAACATGTCTCTTCGTAAGATCGGTCGCTTGATGGGCCGTGACGCATCCACCATCAGCCGTGAGTTGGAGCGTAACACGCTGCCGTGCGGTGAATACAAACCCGCCTCTGCGGACCGGATCGCCATGTCGCGGCGGTGCAGACTGTCTCGTATTGAGCTCCTGAGTTTTAAGAAGTTCTGTTTTGGATCCGGCGAATGGCTTCCTCAAATGAGATGCCCTCACGTTTGATGACATCTAAGACATCCTGGGCCGTTAAGGTTGTTGATGTACTACGCCAAGCCGCATCAAATTCAGCGAGTGACGGAACGCCGTTGACCCAGGCTTGATCGTCCTCAGTGATGTCCAAAACGGATTTTCCACGTTTTCCATCCCGCCATGTGACGAGGGAGCCAATATTTTCATTTTGGAGCAGAATGCTCCTAGGTAGGCGGATAATGGCCCGGACCGTTCCATCAGTCAGTGCAAAAACATTGTCGTTATATTTTGATGGCAGAAACATCTTTGCCGGATTTTGGAACCCAAACTGTGACCACGGCGCGCCAGCGATTTGTGCGCCATTTGGGAAGTACAGTTTAAGGGCGGGAACGTAATTTTTAAAAGTTACGGTCGTGACCCTCCAAATATGGACATGCGATTCGTCGGGCAATCCGCTGGGGAGGCCAAGAGCCTCTAAAAAAGCATCGACATTTTTCTCAGACAGGGTCGGTTTGCCATTGAGCCACTTGCCGAGGTTTGAGTTATCAATACCCGCTTGATCTGTAACTGACTTTTGCCCGCCAAAAAACTTGCAGGCGACTT belongs to Magnetovibrio sp. PR-2 and includes:
- a CDS encoding helix-turn-helix domain-containing protein, with product MGKNYDQLDIDERYEIYRLHQSNMSLRKIGRLMGRDASTISRELERNTLPCGEYKPASADRIAMSRRCRLSRIELLSFKKFCFGSGEWLPQMRCPHV